One segment of Pseudodesulfovibrio sp. 5S69 DNA contains the following:
- a CDS encoding SNF2-related protein, with the protein MSSGEEQIVKSILQDFIGDSVPDYILESARGIVAENGVAKLDLKKREQYWDIDGQVQGDDFQNYTSEIGLNLSDKTINYYCNCPDSFSGVCRHVAATAVKLLKSLDTESGGEMPTPRTDWRQTFRPFFATELEPESGRHYLIYRIYPELGRLQVAFFRARQNKSGISQVQNEVTLAQIVENQDWCDTSPALPGVAEQIGHYLDYWGHKVEIPAGLHSWFFRAVKNEYYLYLRETDQPVTIESKTMQLKLSPALSEDGLSFDILLAREDKMPFPITDEEEIYFYGRLPLWVYYKNSFYPVQTGLDPKLVQGMVEQKPIVPHADVSEFLDRVWTQIPVSDLYGQEDFLERVGPIFQDADYDPKLYLDEEGSLLVLKIQNIYTNEHGEFIMPGPNPDLQTGSYHDGGKSYLIRRAQDEEARLLTELQDMNFQPRNNHIWFMEQEEAINFLLDFYPQLVEAYRVYGEQNLTRYKVRTTQPQVVAEVESDEEDKWFNLELSVQYDDQRVPIEVIWEAWTKGKRYVQLKDGSYTSLPESWLNKLGHKLKALGFDPEKAPKQQFNQFEAPVLEKILEDLPQAQTDEFFVKLREKINNFDQIKIVAQPKELQATLRPYQVQGLSYLNFLREYGFGGILADEMGLGKTIQTLSYIQSLVDSGVDGPNLIIVPTSVLPNWEREAQKFVPNLKRLTIYGAKREGLFQHIKGSHLVITTYALLRRDLDELLKYEYASVILDEAQNIKNPNTITARSVRKLEAGLRVCLSGTPIENNLFELWSLFEFLMPGFLGSQHSFQRGIVKPIKDGDEETLDYLRTRVKPFILRRTKAEVAKDLPPKIETTHYCELVDEQRELYNALAKKLKDQVLRDVDEKGMAKSQMSILDALLKLRQICCHPRLLKLDMPGVSTNLPSGKFDAFKDLVVDIIDGGHKVLVFSQFVQMLHVIRNWLQIREIPFAYLDGSSKDRFEQVDRFNDNPDIPIFLISLKAGGTGLNLTSADYVIHYDPWWNPAVENQATDRTHRIGQKRQVFAYKMICQNTVEERILKLQEQKKDVAEAIIPGQSALKSLTRDDLEMLFEI; encoded by the coding sequence ATGAGCAGCGGTGAAGAACAGATAGTCAAATCCATATTGCAGGATTTCATCGGCGACAGCGTCCCGGATTACATCCTGGAGAGCGCCCGTGGCATCGTGGCGGAAAACGGCGTCGCAAAACTGGACCTCAAGAAGCGGGAACAGTATTGGGACATCGACGGCCAGGTGCAGGGCGACGACTTCCAGAACTACACCTCGGAAATCGGGCTGAACCTGTCCGACAAGACCATCAATTATTACTGCAACTGTCCGGACTCCTTCTCCGGAGTCTGCCGTCACGTGGCCGCCACGGCGGTCAAGCTGCTCAAGTCCCTGGACACCGAATCCGGCGGCGAGATGCCCACTCCGCGCACGGACTGGCGCCAGACCTTCCGCCCGTTCTTCGCCACCGAGCTCGAACCCGAGTCCGGACGGCACTATCTCATCTACCGCATCTATCCCGAGCTCGGCCGGTTGCAGGTCGCCTTTTTCCGCGCCCGCCAGAACAAGTCGGGCATCTCCCAGGTCCAGAACGAGGTCACCCTGGCCCAGATCGTGGAAAACCAGGACTGGTGCGATACCTCCCCTGCCCTGCCCGGCGTGGCCGAGCAGATCGGGCACTACCTCGACTACTGGGGCCACAAGGTGGAGATTCCGGCGGGCCTGCACTCCTGGTTCTTCCGCGCAGTCAAGAACGAGTACTACCTCTACCTGCGCGAGACCGACCAGCCCGTGACCATCGAGTCCAAGACCATGCAGTTGAAGCTCTCGCCCGCACTCAGCGAGGACGGCCTGTCCTTCGACATCCTGCTGGCCCGCGAGGACAAGATGCCCTTCCCCATCACCGATGAGGAGGAGATATATTTCTACGGGCGGCTGCCGCTGTGGGTCTACTACAAGAACTCCTTCTATCCGGTGCAGACCGGGCTGGACCCCAAGCTGGTCCAGGGCATGGTCGAGCAGAAGCCCATCGTGCCCCACGCCGACGTGTCCGAGTTCCTGGACCGCGTCTGGACCCAGATTCCGGTCAGCGACCTCTACGGCCAGGAGGACTTCCTGGAGCGCGTGGGCCCCATCTTCCAGGACGCGGACTACGATCCCAAGCTCTACCTGGACGAGGAAGGCTCCCTGCTCGTGCTCAAGATCCAGAACATCTACACCAACGAGCACGGCGAGTTCATCATGCCCGGCCCCAACCCGGACCTGCAGACAGGCTCCTACCACGACGGCGGCAAGTCCTACCTCATCCGGCGCGCTCAGGACGAGGAGGCCCGGCTCCTGACCGAGCTCCAGGACATGAATTTCCAGCCCAGGAACAACCACATCTGGTTCATGGAGCAGGAGGAGGCCATCAACTTCCTGCTCGACTTCTATCCGCAGTTGGTCGAGGCCTACCGGGTCTACGGCGAGCAGAACCTGACCCGCTACAAGGTGCGCACCACGCAGCCCCAGGTGGTTGCCGAGGTGGAGAGCGACGAGGAGGACAAGTGGTTCAACCTCGAATTGTCGGTCCAGTACGACGACCAGCGGGTACCCATCGAGGTCATCTGGGAGGCGTGGACCAAGGGCAAGCGCTACGTCCAGCTCAAGGATGGCTCCTACACCAGCCTGCCCGAGTCCTGGCTGAACAAGCTCGGGCACAAGCTCAAGGCCCTGGGCTTCGACCCGGAAAAGGCCCCCAAGCAGCAGTTCAACCAGTTCGAGGCCCCGGTGCTCGAAAAGATCCTGGAAGACCTGCCGCAGGCCCAGACCGATGAATTTTTCGTCAAGCTGCGCGAGAAGATCAACAACTTCGACCAGATCAAGATCGTCGCCCAGCCCAAGGAGTTGCAGGCCACCCTGCGCCCCTACCAGGTCCAGGGGTTGAGCTACCTGAACTTCCTGCGCGAGTACGGCTTCGGCGGCATCCTGGCCGACGAGATGGGCCTGGGCAAGACCATCCAGACCCTGTCCTACATCCAGTCCCTGGTGGACAGCGGCGTGGACGGGCCGAACCTGATCATCGTGCCCACTTCGGTCCTGCCCAACTGGGAGCGCGAGGCCCAGAAGTTCGTGCCCAACCTGAAGCGGCTGACCATCTACGGGGCAAAACGCGAGGGGCTGTTCCAGCATATCAAGGGCTCGCACCTGGTCATCACGACCTACGCCCTGCTCCGGCGCGACCTGGACGAACTGCTCAAGTACGAGTACGCCAGCGTCATCCTGGACGAGGCCCAGAACATCAAGAACCCGAACACCATCACGGCCCGCTCGGTACGCAAGCTTGAAGCCGGCTTGCGTGTCTGCCTGTCGGGTACGCCCATCGAAAACAACCTGTTCGAGCTCTGGTCCCTGTTCGAATTTCTCATGCCCGGCTTCCTGGGCTCCCAGCACAGCTTCCAGCGCGGCATCGTCAAGCCCATCAAGGACGGCGACGAAGAGACGCTCGATTACCTGCGTACCCGGGTCAAGCCGTTCATCCTGCGGCGCACCAAGGCCGAGGTGGCCAAGGACCTGCCGCCCAAGATCGAGACCACCCACTATTGTGAACTGGTGGACGAGCAGCGCGAGCTTTACAACGCCCTGGCCAAGAAGCTCAAGGACCAGGTCCTCCGCGACGTGGACGAGAAGGGCATGGCCAAGAGCCAAATGTCCATCCTGGACGCCCTGCTCAAGCTCAGGCAGATCTGCTGCCACCCGCGCCTGCTCAAGCTCGACATGCCCGGCGTGTCCACCAACCTGCCGTCCGGCAAGTTCGACGCCTTCAAGGACCTGGTCGTGGACATCATCGACGGCGGGCACAAGGTGCTCGTCTTCTCGCAGTTCGTGCAGATGCTCCACGTCATCCGCAACTGGCTGCAGATCCGCGAGATTCCGTTCGCCTACCTGGACGGCTCCTCCAAGGACCGCTTCGAGCAGGTGGACCGGTTCAACGACAATCCGGACATCCCCATCTTCCTCATCTCGCTCAAGGCGGGCGGCACCGGCCTGAACCTGACCAGCGCGGACTACGTCATCCACTACGACCCGTGGTGGAACCCGGCCGTGGAGAACCAGGCCACCGACCGCACCCACCGCATCGGGCAGAAGCGCCAGGTCTTCGCCTACAAGATGATCTGCCAGAACACTGTGGAAGAGCGCATCCTCAAGCTCCAGGAACAGAAGAAG
- a CDS encoding peptide-binding protein codes for MRLKNLLVPLFCLMLLSACSDGGGPATPVAPVNPADIPAEPEQGGTLVQPMLGEPSNLITILSSDQPSHMIGSEIYVSLLKYDKDINLVPYAAESYEVLNGGKLLKFKLRRDIYWTDGVQLTADDVEFTYRLTIDPKTPTAYAGNFKLVKEFRKTGKFSFEVTYDQPFAKALVSWATDILPKHLLEGENIVDTKYSRAPVGAGPYMLKEWTAGSRIVLEANPNYFEGKPYIDHLVYRMIPDMGTQFLELKAGNLDMMGLDPLQYLYQTSGPGWDGSFRKFKFLSFGYSFLGFNFRHPFFQDVRVRRAIDYAIDRRELVKGVLYGLGEAANGPYKPGTWQYDANIKPRPYDPDKARELLAEAGWTDSDGDGWLDKDGKRFVFSIITNQGNTQRSKTGVILQQRLKDVGIQVSLRTVEWAAFIKEFIDKGRFDAIILGWNILQDPDIYNVWHSSKAVDGGLNFIRYTNPELDDLLERGRHLVREEERKPIYDRVQEILHDEVPYCFLYIPMSLPIVQARIQNIKAAPAGIGYNSEKWWIPRRLQHQP; via the coding sequence ATGAGACTCAAGAACCTGCTAGTGCCCCTGTTCTGCCTGATGCTCCTGTCCGCCTGTTCCGACGGCGGCGGCCCCGCCACGCCCGTGGCTCCGGTAAACCCGGCGGATATCCCGGCCGAGCCCGAGCAGGGCGGCACTCTGGTCCAGCCCATGCTCGGCGAGCCGAGCAATCTGATCACCATCCTGTCTTCGGATCAACCCTCCCACATGATCGGCAGCGAGATCTACGTCAGTCTGCTCAAGTACGACAAGGACATCAACCTGGTGCCCTACGCGGCCGAGTCCTACGAGGTTCTGAACGGCGGCAAGCTGCTCAAGTTCAAGCTGCGCCGGGACATCTACTGGACCGACGGCGTCCAGCTCACGGCCGACGATGTGGAGTTCACCTACCGGTTGACCATCGACCCCAAGACGCCCACGGCCTATGCGGGCAACTTCAAGCTGGTCAAGGAGTTCCGCAAGACCGGCAAGTTCTCCTTCGAGGTGACCTACGACCAGCCGTTTGCCAAGGCGCTGGTATCCTGGGCTACGGACATCCTGCCCAAGCACCTCCTGGAAGGGGAGAACATCGTCGACACCAAGTACAGCCGCGCACCCGTGGGGGCCGGGCCGTACATGCTCAAGGAATGGACCGCCGGCAGCCGGATCGTGCTCGAGGCCAATCCGAACTATTTCGAAGGCAAGCCGTACATCGACCACTTGGTCTACCGCATGATCCCGGACATGGGCACCCAGTTCCTGGAACTCAAGGCCGGGAATCTGGACATGATGGGGCTCGACCCTCTGCAGTACCTCTACCAGACCTCGGGGCCGGGCTGGGACGGCAGTTTCCGCAAGTTCAAGTTCCTCTCCTTCGGGTATTCCTTCCTCGGCTTCAATTTCCGGCATCCTTTTTTCCAGGACGTGCGCGTGCGCCGGGCCATCGACTACGCCATCGACCGGCGGGAGCTGGTCAAGGGCGTGCTCTACGGGCTGGGCGAGGCGGCCAACGGGCCGTACAAGCCGGGCACCTGGCAGTATGATGCGAACATCAAGCCGCGCCCCTATGACCCGGACAAGGCCCGAGAACTCCTGGCCGAGGCGGGCTGGACCGACTCGGACGGCGACGGTTGGTTGGACAAGGACGGCAAGCGGTTCGTCTTCTCCATCATCACCAACCAGGGCAACACCCAGCGCAGCAAGACCGGCGTCATATTGCAGCAGCGGCTCAAGGACGTCGGTATCCAGGTCTCCCTGCGCACGGTGGAGTGGGCCGCGTTCATCAAGGAGTTCATTGACAAGGGCCGTTTCGACGCTATTATCCTGGGATGGAATATCCTGCAGGATCCTGACATCTACAACGTCTGGCATTCGTCCAAGGCCGTGGACGGCGGGCTCAACTTCATCCGCTACACCAACCCGGAACTGGACGACCTGCTCGAGCGGGGGCGGCACCTGGTCCGGGAGGAGGAGCGCAAGCCTATCTACGATCGGGTGCAGGAGATCCTGCACGACGAAGTGCCCTATTGTTTTCTCTACATCCCCATGTCCCTGCCCATCGTTCAGGCCCGGATACAGAATATCAAGGCGGCTCCGGCGGGGATCGGCTACAACTCAGAGAAGTGGTGGATACCGCGCAGGCTGCAGCATCAGCCGTAA
- a CDS encoding RelA/SpoT family protein: MIRINEITDKVASYIKEPDLDLIQRAYVFSAQAHDGVVRRSGEPYISHPMNVAYLLADMQLDEATVAAGLLHDTVEDTDTTVDEIEELFGSDVADIVDGVTKISKMDFESKAVQQAENIRKLILAMAEDIRVLMVKLADRLHNMRTLKYMKPVKQRLIAQETQDIYAPLANRLGLHRIKTELEDLCLQYLRPDVYAQLSEAVHEHRAAGESYIEKVIELISDMLKVNKIKGRVFGRTKHLHSIQVKMEQQGLTFDEIYDLIAFRVIVNSLKDCYAVLGLIHAAWRPVPGRFKDYISIPKANMYQSLHTTVMGPEGERIEIQIRTEEMHRIAENGVAAHWQYKEVGKGAKRGKTAGRRDAERYTWLKQIMDWQRELSDPREFMSSLRLEMFQDEVYVFTPNGDIKELPDGATPVDFAYAIHSEVGDICAGAKVNGRIVPLQYRLQNGDSVEIITDKNRVPSRDWLKFVKTAKARTRIKHYIRTVEKERAINLAKEMLEKEGRRVGINVQKAIKDGELTKLAAEFNCGSLDELLTQIGFSRYTPRKVIKRLYAVLHGETLDERKIREKGEAEPDEEPIVASGVEIGKKPKADGLQISGVDNVLVRFASCCNPLPGEPIIGYITRGRGVTVHRIDCPNVGNFEDERLIQVSWEGVEEKPYPAKVKIKCLNKPGMLGRICTMLADLDVNIDSGNFESKVDGTSLLNFTVEVKDLDQLYSALAEVKKLKAVKEAIRVS; this comes from the coding sequence ATGATTCGCATCAATGAAATCACCGACAAGGTGGCCTCATACATCAAGGAACCCGACCTGGACCTGATCCAACGGGCCTACGTCTTTTCCGCCCAGGCGCACGACGGCGTGGTCCGGCGTTCGGGCGAGCCGTACATCTCCCACCCCATGAACGTGGCCTATCTCCTGGCCGACATGCAGCTCGACGAGGCCACGGTGGCCGCCGGGCTGCTGCACGACACCGTGGAGGACACGGACACCACCGTGGACGAGATCGAGGAGCTGTTCGGCTCGGACGTGGCCGACATCGTGGACGGGGTGACCAAGATCAGCAAGATGGACTTCGAGTCCAAGGCCGTGCAGCAGGCCGAGAACATCCGCAAACTCATCCTGGCCATGGCCGAGGACATCCGCGTGCTCATGGTCAAGCTGGCCGACCGGCTGCACAACATGCGCACCCTCAAGTACATGAAGCCGGTCAAGCAGCGGCTCATCGCCCAGGAGACCCAGGACATCTACGCGCCCCTGGCCAACCGGCTGGGCCTGCACCGGATCAAGACCGAGCTGGAAGACCTCTGCCTGCAATACCTCCGTCCCGACGTCTATGCGCAGCTCTCCGAGGCGGTGCACGAGCACCGGGCCGCGGGCGAGTCGTACATCGAGAAGGTCATCGAACTGATCTCGGACATGCTCAAGGTGAACAAGATCAAGGGCCGTGTCTTCGGCCGGACCAAGCACCTGCATTCCATCCAGGTCAAGATGGAGCAGCAGGGGCTGACCTTCGACGAGATATACGACCTTATCGCCTTCCGGGTCATCGTCAACTCGCTCAAGGACTGTTACGCCGTGCTCGGCCTGATCCATGCGGCCTGGCGGCCCGTGCCCGGCCGGTTCAAGGATTATATTTCCATCCCCAAGGCGAACATGTACCAGTCCCTGCACACTACGGTCATGGGGCCCGAAGGGGAGCGCATCGAGATACAGATCCGCACCGAGGAGATGCATCGCATCGCCGAAAACGGCGTGGCCGCCCACTGGCAGTACAAGGAAGTGGGCAAGGGGGCCAAGCGGGGCAAGACCGCGGGCAGGCGCGACGCCGAGCGGTACACCTGGCTCAAGCAGATCATGGACTGGCAGCGCGAACTGTCCGACCCGCGCGAGTTCATGTCCTCCCTGCGGCTCGAGATGTTCCAGGACGAGGTCTACGTGTTCACGCCCAACGGCGACATCAAGGAGCTGCCGGACGGGGCCACGCCCGTGGACTTCGCCTACGCCATCCACTCGGAGGTGGGCGACATCTGTGCCGGAGCCAAGGTCAACGGGCGCATCGTGCCCCTGCAATACCGGCTTCAGAACGGCGACTCGGTGGAGATCATCACCGACAAGAACCGCGTGCCCAGCCGCGACTGGCTCAAGTTCGTCAAGACCGCCAAGGCCCGGACCCGGATCAAGCACTACATCCGCACCGTGGAGAAGGAGCGGGCCATCAACCTGGCCAAGGAGATGCTCGAGAAGGAAGGCCGCCGGGTCGGCATCAACGTGCAGAAGGCCATCAAGGACGGCGAACTGACCAAGCTGGCCGCGGAATTCAACTGCGGCAGCCTGGACGAGCTCCTGACCCAGATCGGCTTTTCGCGCTACACCCCGCGCAAGGTCATCAAACGGCTGTACGCGGTCCTGCACGGTGAGACCCTGGACGAGCGCAAGATCAGGGAAAAGGGCGAGGCCGAGCCCGACGAGGAACCGATCGTCGCCTCGGGCGTGGAGATCGGCAAGAAACCCAAGGCCGACGGATTGCAGATATCCGGCGTGGACAACGTCTTGGTGCGCTTCGCCAGTTGCTGCAACCCGCTGCCCGGCGAGCCGATCATCGGCTACATCACCCGCGGTCGAGGCGTGACCGTGCACCGCATCGACTGTCCCAACGTCGGTAACTTCGAGGACGAGCGGCTCATCCAGGTCAGTTGGGAGGGCGTGGAGGAGAAACCGTACCCGGCCAAGGTCAAGATCAAGTGCCTGAACAAGCCGGGGATGCTCGGGCGCATCTGCACCATGCTCGCGGACCTGGACGTGAACATCGATTCCGGCAACTTCGAGTCCAAGGTGGACGGCACCTCGCTGCTCAACTTCACCGTGGAGGTCAAGGATCTGGACCAGCTCTATTCGGCCCTGGCCGAGGTCAAGAAGCTCAAGGCGGTCAAGGAGGCGATCCGCGTCTCCTGA